The Temnothorax longispinosus isolate EJ_2023e chromosome 4, Tlon_JGU_v1, whole genome shotgun sequence genome has a window encoding:
- the LOC139812173 gene encoding uncharacterized protein isoform X1, which yields MVQMSVSKRYPMLLLLALGLIFTQSSVGALPREGTYFARSNVSSELTGTSSSHSISVIRILSDGRVERLIRWPGACAKEITVNWGNRKAKQALKPKSGKLSKQGLGSATSGCPGTSTLLYVGIGLAPFALDLNVVRNTDVTLRQVWLRKSNRKLQLIYAGETLTDCIDEKLAWWDDSECLPSSRGVYRYHDDGDEVSIEVFQRDGKDISRIPRDLSWLLSTSELRHRCDRMRMRVRSQAMTQHRHRKYAKSTNATASNGKQSRSRNRSRRELFMIPGTQWCGRGDRATKYTNLGGFGMADACCRKHDTACPFYIPAFETRYGVFNWRISSMMHCACDERFRTCLKMAGTASADFIGKIFFDVLQSKCFILKPQKVCVKRSWWGKCQHHEYRKQAYVRDNVPY from the exons aTGGTACAGATGAGTGTATCAAAGAG GTACCcgatgctgctgctgctggcaTTGGGGTTGATTTTCACGCAATCGTCTGTCGGAGCTTTACCACGAGAAGGTACATATTTTGCACGATCGAATGTTTCGTCCGAACTGACCGGGACGTCTTCCAGTCACAGTATTTCGGTCATCAGGATCTTGTCCGATGGACGAGTGGAACGGCTCATCCGGTGGCCCGGAGCTTGCGCCAAGGAGATCACTGTCAATTGGGG TAACCGCAAAGCCAAGCAAGCTCTTAAGCCGAAAAGCGGCAAGTTAAGTAAGCAAGGATTAGGTTCTGCGACGAGCGGATGTCCTGGAACCTCTACGTTGCTCTACGTAGGGATCGGATTGGCCCCTTTTGCGCTGGATCTAAACGTAGTTCG AAACACGGATGTGACCCTGCGACAAGTCTGGCTTCGTAAGTCGAACAGAAAGCTGCAATTGATATACGCCGGTGAAACATTGACTGACTGCATCGACGAGAAGCTCGCGTGGTGGGACGACAGCGAGTGTTTGCCAAGCTCTCGCGGTGTCTATCGCTATCACGATGACGGTGACGAGGTGTCGATCGAGGTGTTCCAACGGGACGGTAAGGACATTTCGAGGATTCCCCGTGACCTCTCTTGGCTGTTGTCGACATCGGAGCTTCGTCACCGATGCGATCGCATGAGGATGCGAGTACGAAGCCAAGCCATGACCCAACATCGACATAG GAAATACGCAAAATCAACGAACGCGACAGCAAGTAATGGAAAGCAAAGTCGGAGTCGGAATCGGAGTCGAAGGGAATTATTCATGATACCAGGGACGCAATGGTGCGGTCGTGGTGACCGTGCTACCAAGTATACCAATTTAGGCGGCTTCGGCATGGCTGATGCCTGTTGCCGCAAACACGATACAGCTTGTCCTTTTTACATACCGGCGTTCGAGACGCGTTACGGCGTTTTCAATTGGAGAATTTCGAGCATGATGCATTGCGCTTGCGACGAGCG ATTTCGCACGTGTTTAAAAATGGCCGGAACTGCGTCGGCGGATTTTATAGGAAAAATCTTTTTCGACGTACTCCAATCAAAGTGCTTTATTTTGAAACCACAGAAGGTATGCGTAAAACGTTCTTGGTGGGGTAAATGTCAGCATCACGAATATCGAAAGCAGGCCTACGTACGAGATAATGTTCCTTATTAA
- the LOC139812173 gene encoding uncharacterized protein isoform X2 → MLLLLALGLIFTQSSVGALPREGTYFARSNVSSELTGTSSSHSISVIRILSDGRVERLIRWPGACAKEITVNWGNRKAKQALKPKSGKLSKQGLGSATSGCPGTSTLLYVGIGLAPFALDLNVVRNTDVTLRQVWLRKSNRKLQLIYAGETLTDCIDEKLAWWDDSECLPSSRGVYRYHDDGDEVSIEVFQRDGKDISRIPRDLSWLLSTSELRHRCDRMRMRVRSQAMTQHRHRKYAKSTNATASNGKQSRSRNRSRRELFMIPGTQWCGRGDRATKYTNLGGFGMADACCRKHDTACPFYIPAFETRYGVFNWRISSMMHCACDERFRTCLKMAGTASADFIGKIFFDVLQSKCFILKPQKVCVKRSWWGKCQHHEYRKQAYVRDNVPY, encoded by the exons atgctgctgctgctggcaTTGGGGTTGATTTTCACGCAATCGTCTGTCGGAGCTTTACCACGAGAAGGTACATATTTTGCACGATCGAATGTTTCGTCCGAACTGACCGGGACGTCTTCCAGTCACAGTATTTCGGTCATCAGGATCTTGTCCGATGGACGAGTGGAACGGCTCATCCGGTGGCCCGGAGCTTGCGCCAAGGAGATCACTGTCAATTGGGG TAACCGCAAAGCCAAGCAAGCTCTTAAGCCGAAAAGCGGCAAGTTAAGTAAGCAAGGATTAGGTTCTGCGACGAGCGGATGTCCTGGAACCTCTACGTTGCTCTACGTAGGGATCGGATTGGCCCCTTTTGCGCTGGATCTAAACGTAGTTCG AAACACGGATGTGACCCTGCGACAAGTCTGGCTTCGTAAGTCGAACAGAAAGCTGCAATTGATATACGCCGGTGAAACATTGACTGACTGCATCGACGAGAAGCTCGCGTGGTGGGACGACAGCGAGTGTTTGCCAAGCTCTCGCGGTGTCTATCGCTATCACGATGACGGTGACGAGGTGTCGATCGAGGTGTTCCAACGGGACGGTAAGGACATTTCGAGGATTCCCCGTGACCTCTCTTGGCTGTTGTCGACATCGGAGCTTCGTCACCGATGCGATCGCATGAGGATGCGAGTACGAAGCCAAGCCATGACCCAACATCGACATAG GAAATACGCAAAATCAACGAACGCGACAGCAAGTAATGGAAAGCAAAGTCGGAGTCGGAATCGGAGTCGAAGGGAATTATTCATGATACCAGGGACGCAATGGTGCGGTCGTGGTGACCGTGCTACCAAGTATACCAATTTAGGCGGCTTCGGCATGGCTGATGCCTGTTGCCGCAAACACGATACAGCTTGTCCTTTTTACATACCGGCGTTCGAGACGCGTTACGGCGTTTTCAATTGGAGAATTTCGAGCATGATGCATTGCGCTTGCGACGAGCG ATTTCGCACGTGTTTAAAAATGGCCGGAACTGCGTCGGCGGATTTTATAGGAAAAATCTTTTTCGACGTACTCCAATCAAAGTGCTTTATTTTGAAACCACAGAAGGTATGCGTAAAACGTTCTTGGTGGGGTAAATGTCAGCATCACGAATATCGAAAGCAGGCCTACGTACGAGATAATGTTCCTTATTAA
- the LOC139812173 gene encoding uncharacterized protein isoform X3, whose translation MVQMSVSKRYPMLLLLALGLIFTQSSVGALPREGTYFARSNVSSELTGTSSSHSISVIRILSDGRVERLIRWPGACAKEITVNWGNTDVTLRQVWLRKSNRKLQLIYAGETLTDCIDEKLAWWDDSECLPSSRGVYRYHDDGDEVSIEVFQRDGKDISRIPRDLSWLLSTSELRHRCDRMRMRVRSQAMTQHRHRKYAKSTNATASNGKQSRSRNRSRRELFMIPGTQWCGRGDRATKYTNLGGFGMADACCRKHDTACPFYIPAFETRYGVFNWRISSMMHCACDERFRTCLKMAGTASADFIGKIFFDVLQSKCFILKPQKVCVKRSWWGKCQHHEYRKQAYVRDNVPY comes from the exons aTGGTACAGATGAGTGTATCAAAGAG GTACCcgatgctgctgctgctggcaTTGGGGTTGATTTTCACGCAATCGTCTGTCGGAGCTTTACCACGAGAAGGTACATATTTTGCACGATCGAATGTTTCGTCCGAACTGACCGGGACGTCTTCCAGTCACAGTATTTCGGTCATCAGGATCTTGTCCGATGGACGAGTGGAACGGCTCATCCGGTGGCCCGGAGCTTGCGCCAAGGAGATCACTGTCAATTGGGG AAACACGGATGTGACCCTGCGACAAGTCTGGCTTCGTAAGTCGAACAGAAAGCTGCAATTGATATACGCCGGTGAAACATTGACTGACTGCATCGACGAGAAGCTCGCGTGGTGGGACGACAGCGAGTGTTTGCCAAGCTCTCGCGGTGTCTATCGCTATCACGATGACGGTGACGAGGTGTCGATCGAGGTGTTCCAACGGGACGGTAAGGACATTTCGAGGATTCCCCGTGACCTCTCTTGGCTGTTGTCGACATCGGAGCTTCGTCACCGATGCGATCGCATGAGGATGCGAGTACGAAGCCAAGCCATGACCCAACATCGACATAG GAAATACGCAAAATCAACGAACGCGACAGCAAGTAATGGAAAGCAAAGTCGGAGTCGGAATCGGAGTCGAAGGGAATTATTCATGATACCAGGGACGCAATGGTGCGGTCGTGGTGACCGTGCTACCAAGTATACCAATTTAGGCGGCTTCGGCATGGCTGATGCCTGTTGCCGCAAACACGATACAGCTTGTCCTTTTTACATACCGGCGTTCGAGACGCGTTACGGCGTTTTCAATTGGAGAATTTCGAGCATGATGCATTGCGCTTGCGACGAGCG ATTTCGCACGTGTTTAAAAATGGCCGGAACTGCGTCGGCGGATTTTATAGGAAAAATCTTTTTCGACGTACTCCAATCAAAGTGCTTTATTTTGAAACCACAGAAGGTATGCGTAAAACGTTCTTGGTGGGGTAAATGTCAGCATCACGAATATCGAAAGCAGGCCTACGTACGAGATAATGTTCCTTATTAA
- the LOC139812171 gene encoding uncharacterized protein, producing MCTTPGNAGTGFGYAWSFGPGTETRENAQSELATNISYAVNNNQDQGSSQKIQVDIKPTKVTATTHRRPMFAMNESCQQTPTTHHGHTGGAHNQTTHGTHVRTKKHHDVFSLTCDKGGCTCDAAHPTPPPSLFSNTLVFTTADKHAMSKHFMTPIGPLQLTAEECNEILMKRAAAASNQANATNNVATSQTDNTAHFGHVLTHVNTTQIETKVKQQQDMGSQVRVPKERPYSCSECGKSFLLKHHLTTHARVHTGERPHICIHCGKSFAHKHCLHTHLLLHSAERPYQCRECKKSFTLKHHLVTHTRVHTRERPFICQECGRAFPLKRHLVTHSKFHSGERPYVCEECGESFSQKDHLTMHSRFHGSLHPFVCPDCGATFQRKFELVNHGRLHGRVPHSCTVCGKEFLQKRTLLAHMRLHTGETPFACTVCGEAFPRKADLVAHSKIHNNNANTDEKSLTCRECGLDFPNREALNLHQRLHTGDRTLVTDLCGLAAAFQQTPAHFLTPNTPGAHQMNGPIGTPGVSHMHGATQTSPPVGTGPKPKPHICPDCGRGFAQKHGLSQHQRRHTDGSCHIRSHVCDKCGKAFFQKNHLLLHQRQHMDPPPSILRQQQRQAAQAAAQQAQQQQQQQAQQQQQQQVQQQQQVQQQVQQQPQQQPQTCTVDTKTIQLQAIQQQVQQQVQQQVQQQQQQQQQQQQQQQQQQQQQQTQQQQACSVDAKAIQLNVTM from the exons ATGTGTACCACTCCTGGGAATGCGGGTACAGGTTTCGGGTATGCTTGGTCCTTCGGACCGGGGACAGAGACCCGAGAGAACGCCCAAAGCGAACTCGCGACAAACATCAGTTACGCCGTCAACAATAACCAGGATCAAGGATCCAGTCAGAAGATACAAGTCGACATCAAGCCGACCAAGGTTACCGCTACCACTCATCGTCGTCCGATGTTTGCGATGAACGAAAGTTGTCAGCAAACACCCACTACGCATCATGGCCATACAGGCGGAGCACACAATCAAACGACCCACGGCACTCACGTTCGCACTAAAAAGCATCACGACGTATTTTCGTTAACGTGTGACAAAGGGGGATGTACGTGCGACGCGGCTCATCCCACACCTCCGCCTTCCTTGTTCTCAAACACCTTAGTTTTTACAACAGCCGACAAGCACGCCATGAGTAAGCACTTCATGACACCGATCGGCCCGTTGCAGCTTACCGCGGAAGAGTGCAATGAGATCCTGATGAAGAGAGCGGCTGCTGCGTCCAATCAAGCTAACGCGACGAATAACGTTGCGACCAGTCAGACGGACAATACCGCTCACTTTGGCCATGTTTTGACCCATGTCAATACGACGCAAATCGAGACGAAAGTCAAACAGCAACAGGATATGGGAAGTCAGGTCCGTGTACCGAAAGAACGACCGTACTCTTGCTCGGAATGCGGAAAATCCTTTCTTCTCAAGCACCATCTTACCACACATGCGAGAGTACACACCGGCGAACGGCCACACATTTGCATTCATTGCGGCAAGAGTTTTGCGCACAAACATTGTCTTCATACGCATCTGCTCCTGCACAGCGCCGAGAGACCGTACCAATGTCGCGAATGTAAAAAATCTTTCACGCTGAAACATCATCTTGTAACACATACCCGCGTGCATACGCGGGAGCGGCCGTTTATCTGTCAGGAATGTGGAAGAGCATTTCCTCTAAAACGTCATTTAGTGACGCACAGTAAGTTCCACTCCGGGGAGAGACCTTACGTTTGCGAAGAATGCGGGGAATCGTTTTCGCAAAAGGATCATCTTACGATGCACTCGCGCTTCCACGGCAGCCTACATCCATTTGTTTGCCCCGATTGCGGTGCAACTTTTCAGAGGAAGTTCGAGCTAGTTAATCACGGCCGGCTGCATGGCAGAGTACCACATTCGTGTACCGTCTGCGGAAAGGAATTTCTGCAGAAGCGAACACTTTTAGCTCATATGCGTTTACATACGGGCGAGACACCCTTCGCTTGTACCGTTTGCGGAGAAGCATTCCCTCGGAAAGCAGACCTGGTCGCTCATTCTAAGATTCACAACAATAATGCAAATACTGATGAAAAGTCCCTTACATGCAG ggAATGTGGTTTGGACTTCCCGAATCGAGAAGCTCTAAATTTGCACCAGAGGTTACATACTGGTGATCGAACGCTTGTAACAGACCTTTGTGGATTAGCAGCCGCTTTTCAGCAAACTCCGGCACATTTCCTTACCCCAAACACTCCAGGAGCACATCAG atgaaCGGACCGATAGGGACTCCTGGTGTCAGTCATATGCATGGCGCGACGCAAACATCGCCACCAGTGGGTACAGGACCAAAACCTAAGCCACATATTTGTCCTGATTGCGGCCGCGGTTTCGCACAAAAACACGGCTTGTCGCAGCATCAACGACGTCACACAGATGGCAGTTGCCACATAAGATCACACGTATGTGACAAATGCGGCAAAGCCTTCTTCCAGAAGAATCATTTGTTATTACATCAACGTCAGCATATGGATCCGCCACCAAGTATACTTAGACAACAACAGAGACAAGCTGCTCAAGCTGCCGCTCAGCAAGcacaacagcagcagcagcaacaagcgcaacagcaacaacagcagcaagttcagcagcagcagcaagtGCAACAACAAGTACAGCAGCAACCACAGCAACAGCCGCAAACGTGTACCGTCGATACTAAAACGATTCAACTACAGGCAATACAACAGCAGGTACAGCAACAGGTGCAACAACAGgtgcagcagcaacagcagcagcagcaacaacaacaacaacaacaacagcagcagcagcagcaacagcagacGCAGCAGCAGCAAGCATGTTCCGTGGACGCTAAAGCAATACAGTTGAATGTCACCATGTGA